A single window of Onychomys torridus chromosome 8, mOncTor1.1, whole genome shotgun sequence DNA harbors:
- the Pipox gene encoding peroxisomal sarcosine oxidase isoform X2, whose amino-acid sequence MMDECYQTWAQLEHEAGTQLHRQTELLFLGKKENPGLKTIQATLSRQGIDHEYLSSADLKQRFPNIRLTSGEAGLLDKTGGILYADKALRALQHMICQLGGTVCDGEKVVEITPGLPVTVKTTSKSYQTNSLIITAGPWTNWVLRPLGIELPLQTLRINVCYWREKVPGSYSVSQAFPCILSLDMAPHHIYGLPASEYPGLMKICYHHGDNVDPEERDCPTTFSGIQDVQILCHFVRDHLPGLRPEPDIMERCMYTNTPDEHFILDCHPEYDNIVIGAGFSGHGFKLAPVVGKILCELSMKLPPSYDLAPFRMSRFSPRSKAYL is encoded by the exons ATGATGGATGAGTGCTATCAGACGTGGGCCCAGCTGGAGCATGAGGCGGGAACCCAATTGCACAG gcagACTGAGCTCTTGTTTCTGGGAAAGAAGGAGAATCCAGGATTAAAGACAATCCAGGCCACTCTGTCTAGGCAGGGGATTGACCATGAGTATCTTTCATCAGCGGATTTAAAGCAACGTTTCCCAAACATTCGGCTCACCAGTGGAGAAGCAGGGCTCTTGGACAAGACTGGAGGTATCCTGTATGCAGACAAGGCCCTCAGAGCCCTCCAG CACATGATTTGCCAGTTAGGAGGCACAGTGTGTGATGGAGAGAAGGTGGTGGAGATAACACCTGGTCTACCTGTCACAGTGAAAACCACCTCGAAGAGCTATCAAACCAACAGCTTGATCATCACTGCTGGTCCCTGGACCAACTGGGTTCTCCGTCCCCTGGGAATTGAGTTGCCCCTCCAG ACCCTTAGGATCAATGTGTGTTACTGGCGAGAGAAGGTCCCTGGGAGCTATAGCGTATCACAGGCTTTCCCGTGTATTCTGAGTCTGGACATGGCCCCCCACCACATCTATGGACTTCCAGCATCAGAGTACCCAGGGCTGATGAAG ATCTGCTATCACCATGGAGACAATGTGGACCCAGAGGAGCGGGACTGCCCCACAACCTTCTCAGGCATCCAAGATGTCCAGATTCTATGCCACTTTGTCAGAGACCACTTACCAGGCCTTCGGCCTGAGCCAGACATCATGGAGCGCTGCATGTACACG AACACGCCCGATGAGCATTTCATCCTTGATTGCCACCCGGAGTATGACAACATCGTCATCGGTGCTGGCTTCTCTG GACATGGATTCAAGCTGGCCCCTGTCGTGGGGAAGATCCTTTGTGAGCTAAGCATGAAATTACCACCATCCTATGACTTGGCGCCATTTCGAATGAGCCGATTCTCTCCACGGAGCAAAGCCTACCTTTGA
- the Pipox gene encoding peroxisomal sarcosine oxidase isoform X1: MAAQKGLWDAIVIGAGIQGCFTTYHLAKHSKRVLLLEQFFLPHSRGSSHGQSRIIRKAYPEDFYTRMMDECYQTWAQLEHEAGTQLHRQTELLFLGKKENPGLKTIQATLSRQGIDHEYLSSADLKQRFPNIRLTSGEAGLLDKTGGILYADKALRALQHMICQLGGTVCDGEKVVEITPGLPVTVKTTSKSYQTNSLIITAGPWTNWVLRPLGIELPLQTLRINVCYWREKVPGSYSVSQAFPCILSLDMAPHHIYGLPASEYPGLMKICYHHGDNVDPEERDCPTTFSGIQDVQILCHFVRDHLPGLRPEPDIMERCMYTNTPDEHFILDCHPEYDNIVIGAGFSGHGFKLAPVVGKILCELSMKLPPSYDLAPFRMSRFSPRSKAYL; this comes from the exons ttctttcttcCGCATTCCCGAGGAAGCTCCCATGGACAGAGCCGCATCATCAGAAAGGCTTATCCGGAGGATTTCTACACGAGGATGATGGATGAGTGCTATCAGACGTGGGCCCAGCTGGAGCATGAGGCGGGAACCCAATTGCACAG gcagACTGAGCTCTTGTTTCTGGGAAAGAAGGAGAATCCAGGATTAAAGACAATCCAGGCCACTCTGTCTAGGCAGGGGATTGACCATGAGTATCTTTCATCAGCGGATTTAAAGCAACGTTTCCCAAACATTCGGCTCACCAGTGGAGAAGCAGGGCTCTTGGACAAGACTGGAGGTATCCTGTATGCAGACAAGGCCCTCAGAGCCCTCCAG CACATGATTTGCCAGTTAGGAGGCACAGTGTGTGATGGAGAGAAGGTGGTGGAGATAACACCTGGTCTACCTGTCACAGTGAAAACCACCTCGAAGAGCTATCAAACCAACAGCTTGATCATCACTGCTGGTCCCTGGACCAACTGGGTTCTCCGTCCCCTGGGAATTGAGTTGCCCCTCCAG ACCCTTAGGATCAATGTGTGTTACTGGCGAGAGAAGGTCCCTGGGAGCTATAGCGTATCACAGGCTTTCCCGTGTATTCTGAGTCTGGACATGGCCCCCCACCACATCTATGGACTTCCAGCATCAGAGTACCCAGGGCTGATGAAG ATCTGCTATCACCATGGAGACAATGTGGACCCAGAGGAGCGGGACTGCCCCACAACCTTCTCAGGCATCCAAGATGTCCAGATTCTATGCCACTTTGTCAGAGACCACTTACCAGGCCTTCGGCCTGAGCCAGACATCATGGAGCGCTGCATGTACACG AACACGCCCGATGAGCATTTCATCCTTGATTGCCACCCGGAGTATGACAACATCGTCATCGGTGCTGGCTTCTCTG GACATGGATTCAAGCTGGCCCCTGTCGTGGGGAAGATCCTTTGTGAGCTAAGCATGAAATTACCACCATCCTATGACTTGGCGCCATTTCGAATGAGCCGATTCTCTCCACGGAGCAAAGCCTACCTTTGA